The following proteins are encoded in a genomic region of Micropterus dolomieu isolate WLL.071019.BEF.003 ecotype Adirondacks linkage group LG04, ASM2129224v1, whole genome shotgun sequence:
- the LOC123969583 gene encoding oxysterol-binding protein 1-like isoform X1 has protein sequence MSEPKPPTPTPGDTYKGWLFKWTNYIKGYQRRWFVLSNGLLSYYRTQAEMGHTCRGTINLATANIAVEDYCNFVISNGGAQTYHLKANSEVERQRWITALELAKAKAVHMQAESDDSGDDCPAVPPSSGQGGGCRNSEVQSTLRTLNSKVEDLTTCNDLIVKHGSALQRSLSELEGIRIGGDMGEKIRQVTERATLFRITSNAMINACRDFLSLAQSHSKRWQKALQVERDQRIRLEETLEQLAKQHNHLERAFRGATVLPPSFSNPALGNKAGVSGKGDASDEDDDNEFFDAMEDPAEFITVPADPKYHRRSGSNVSGISNETGMDDQSINFDEQSLASNPESPQSLELESVRQRRTRIPDKPNYYLNLWSIMKNCIGKELSKIPMPVNFNEPLSMLQRLSEDLEYYDLLDKAAKCQSSLEQMCYVAAFTVSSYSTTVYRTGKPFNPLLGETFELDRLKECGYRSLCEQVSHHPPAAAHHAISEKGWSLRQEITLASKFRGKYLSIMPLGSIQCIFEKSNNHYSWKKVTTTVHNIIVGKLWIDQSGEIDVVNHRTGDRCHLKFAPYSYFSRDVPRKVTGVVTDKDGKAHYVLSGTWDEKMEFSRVMQSSKGENGTEGKQRTVYQTLKAKEIWTKNPLPEGAENMYYFSSLALTLNEFEEGVAPTDSRRRPDQRLMEDGRWDEANAEKQRLEEKQRTTRREREREAVTASTPEEAVTEDSINDSPLKTDAGESGTEANEVSDETDTEDSSPHTPVASPHQENYQALWFEKLDDPVSGETLHVYKGGYWEAKEQGKWDMCPDIF, from the exons ATGTCGGAGCCTAAGCCCCCTACTCCAACCCCTGGAGACACTTACAAGGGTTGGCTCTTCAAATGGACTAACTACATTAAAGGCTACCAGAGACGCTGGTTTGTTCTGAGCAATGGACTGCTGTCTTATTATAG GACCCAGGCAGAGATGGGTCACACATGCCGAGGCACCATCAACTTGGCCACAGCCAATATTGCAGTGGAGGACTACTGCAATTTTGTCATTTCCAACGGAGGGGCGCAGACCTACCACTTGAAGGCCAACTCCGAAGTAGAGCGCCAACGATGGATCACTGCTCTGGAGCTCGCCAAGGCTAAGGCCGTCCACATGCAGGCTGAATCTG ATGACTCGGGTGACGATTGTCCTGCAGTGCCCCCGTCCTCAGGACAGGGTGGAGGCTGCCGTAACTCGGAAGTCCAGTCCACACTACGCACACTCAACAGTAAGGTGGAGGACCTCACCACCTGCAACGATCTTATTGTCAAGCATGGGTCTGCCCTCCAAAG gtcttTGTCAGAACTGGAGGGGATTCGTATCGGAGGGGACATGGGGGAAAAGATTAGACAAGTTACAGAGAGAGCCACTCTTTTCAGAATCACATCTAATGCTATGATTAAT GCATGTAGAGACTTCCTGTCCCTGGCCCAGAGCCACAGTAAGCGCTGGCAGAAGGCCTTACAGGTTGAAAGAGACCAGAGGATACGGCTGGAGGAGACTCTGGAGCAGCTGGCCAAACAGCACAACCACTTGGAAAGAGCTTTCAGAGGAGCTACAGTTCTGCCCCCTTCATTCAGCAATCCGGCTTTAGGTAACAAAG CAGGCGTTTCAGGAAAAGGTGATGCCAGTGATGAGGACGATGACAATGAGTTCTTTGATGCTATGGAAGACCCAGCAGAGTTTATTACTGTCCCTGCTGACCCCAAGTATCACAG GAGATCTGGCAGCAATGTTAGTGGGATCAGCAATGAGACAGGAATGGACGATCAGTCGATAAAT TTTGATGAACAGTCTTTGGCATCCAATCCAGAGTCTCCACAGTCCCTTGAGCTAGAGTCAGTTCGACAAAGACGGACTCGCATCCCCGACAAGCCCAACTATTACCTCAATCTGtggagcatcatgaagaactgCATTGGAAAGGAGCTCTCAAAGATACCAATGCCT gTGAATTTCAATGAGCCTCTCTCAATGCTGCAACGTCTGTCTGAAGACTTGGAGTACTACGACCTGCTGGATAAGGCTGCTAAGTGTCAGAGCTCTCTAGAGCAGATGTGTTATGTGGCCGCTTTCACGGTCTCTTCCTACTCCACCACTGTTTACCGCACAGGAAAACCCTTCAATCCTCTGCTGGGAGAAACGTTTGAGCTTGACCGGCTAAAAGAGTGTGGGTACCGCTCCCTCTGTGAACAG GTGAGCCACCACCCACCTGCTGCAGCTCACCATGCCATCTCTGAAAAGGGCTGGAGCCTCAGACAAGAAATTACCCTGGCCAGCAAGTTTCGAGGGAAATATCTCTCTATCATGCCTTTGG GTTCTATCCAGTGTATATTTGAGAAAAGCAACAATCACTACTCTTGGAAGAAAGTGACTACAACAgtacacaacatcattgttggAAAATTATGGATTGACCAG TCAGGTGAGATAGATGTGGTGAACCACAGGACAGGAGATCGCTGCCACCTCAAGTTTGCTCCCTACAGTTACTTCTCCAGAGATGTACCAAGAAAG GTAACGGGAGTAGTAACGGATAAGGATGGGAAGGCCCATTACGTGCTATCAGGTACGTGGGATGAGAAGATGGAGTTTTCCAGGGTAATGCAGAGCAGTAAAGGCGAGAACGGCACTGAAGGCAAACAAAGGACTGTCTATCAGACCCTCAAAGCCAAAGAAATCTGGACAAAGAACCCTTTACC AGAGGGAGCAGAAAACATGTACTACTTCTCCTCACTGGCCTTGACACTCAATGAATTTGAAGAGGGAGTGGCGCCAACAGACAGTCGACGACGCCCTGACCAAAGGTTAATGGAGGACGGCCGTTGGGATGAGGCCAACGCAGAGAAACAGAGGCTAGAAGAGAAACAGCGCACCACCCGTcgagaaagggagagggaggcTGTCACAGCCAGCACACCTGaggaag CAGTCACTGAGGATTCAATCAATGATTCACCCTTAAAAA CTGATGCAGGGGAGTCTGGCACAGAAGCAAATGAGGTTTCTGATGAAA CTGACACAGAGGACTCTTCCCCTCATACACCTGTTGCAT CCCCCCATCAAGAAAACTACCAAGCACTGTGGTTTGAGAAGTTAGACGACCCCGTATCCGGAGAGACCTTGCACGTCTACAAGGGCGGTTACTGGGAGGCGAAGGAACAAGGCAAATGGGACATGTGCCCGGACATCTTCTGA
- the LOC123969583 gene encoding oxysterol-binding protein 1-like isoform X5: MSEPKPPTPTPGDTYKGWLFKWTNYIKGYQRRWFVLSNGLLSYYRTQAEMGHTCRGTINLATANIAVEDYCNFVISNGGAQTYHLKANSEVERQRWITALELAKAKAVHMQAESDDSGDDCPAVPPSSGQGGGCRNSEVQSTLRTLNSKVEDLTTCNDLIVKHGSALQRSLSELEGIRIGGDMGEKIRQVTERATLFRITSNAMINACRDFLSLAQSHSKRWQKALQVERDQRIRLEETLEQLAKQHNHLERAFRGATVLPPSFSNPALGNKAGVSGKGDASDEDDDNEFFDAMEDPAEFITVPADPKYHRRSGSNVSGISNETGMDDQSINFDEQSLASNPESPQSLELESVRQRRTRIPDKPNYYLNLWSIMKNCIGKELSKIPMPVNFNEPLSMLQRLSEDLEYYDLLDKAAKCQSSLEQMCYVAAFTVSSYSTTVYRTGKPFNPLLGETFELDRLKECGYRSLCEQVSHHPPAAAHHAISEKGWSLRQEITLASKFRGKYLSIMPLGSIQCIFEKSNNHYSWKKVTTTVHNIIVGKLWIDQSGEIDVVNHRTGDRCHLKFAPYSYFSRDVPRKVTGVVTDKDGKAHYVLSGTWDEKMEFSRVMQSSKGENGTEGKQRTVYQTLKAKEIWTKNPLPEGAENMYYFSSLALTLNEFEEGVAPTDSRRRPDQRLMEDGRWDEANAEKQRLEEKQRTTRREREREAVTASTPEEAVTEDSINDSPLKTDAGESGTEANEVSDETPHQENYQALWFEKLDDPVSGETLHVYKGGYWEAKEQGKWDMCPDIF, translated from the exons ATGTCGGAGCCTAAGCCCCCTACTCCAACCCCTGGAGACACTTACAAGGGTTGGCTCTTCAAATGGACTAACTACATTAAAGGCTACCAGAGACGCTGGTTTGTTCTGAGCAATGGACTGCTGTCTTATTATAG GACCCAGGCAGAGATGGGTCACACATGCCGAGGCACCATCAACTTGGCCACAGCCAATATTGCAGTGGAGGACTACTGCAATTTTGTCATTTCCAACGGAGGGGCGCAGACCTACCACTTGAAGGCCAACTCCGAAGTAGAGCGCCAACGATGGATCACTGCTCTGGAGCTCGCCAAGGCTAAGGCCGTCCACATGCAGGCTGAATCTG ATGACTCGGGTGACGATTGTCCTGCAGTGCCCCCGTCCTCAGGACAGGGTGGAGGCTGCCGTAACTCGGAAGTCCAGTCCACACTACGCACACTCAACAGTAAGGTGGAGGACCTCACCACCTGCAACGATCTTATTGTCAAGCATGGGTCTGCCCTCCAAAG gtcttTGTCAGAACTGGAGGGGATTCGTATCGGAGGGGACATGGGGGAAAAGATTAGACAAGTTACAGAGAGAGCCACTCTTTTCAGAATCACATCTAATGCTATGATTAAT GCATGTAGAGACTTCCTGTCCCTGGCCCAGAGCCACAGTAAGCGCTGGCAGAAGGCCTTACAGGTTGAAAGAGACCAGAGGATACGGCTGGAGGAGACTCTGGAGCAGCTGGCCAAACAGCACAACCACTTGGAAAGAGCTTTCAGAGGAGCTACAGTTCTGCCCCCTTCATTCAGCAATCCGGCTTTAGGTAACAAAG CAGGCGTTTCAGGAAAAGGTGATGCCAGTGATGAGGACGATGACAATGAGTTCTTTGATGCTATGGAAGACCCAGCAGAGTTTATTACTGTCCCTGCTGACCCCAAGTATCACAG GAGATCTGGCAGCAATGTTAGTGGGATCAGCAATGAGACAGGAATGGACGATCAGTCGATAAAT TTTGATGAACAGTCTTTGGCATCCAATCCAGAGTCTCCACAGTCCCTTGAGCTAGAGTCAGTTCGACAAAGACGGACTCGCATCCCCGACAAGCCCAACTATTACCTCAATCTGtggagcatcatgaagaactgCATTGGAAAGGAGCTCTCAAAGATACCAATGCCT gTGAATTTCAATGAGCCTCTCTCAATGCTGCAACGTCTGTCTGAAGACTTGGAGTACTACGACCTGCTGGATAAGGCTGCTAAGTGTCAGAGCTCTCTAGAGCAGATGTGTTATGTGGCCGCTTTCACGGTCTCTTCCTACTCCACCACTGTTTACCGCACAGGAAAACCCTTCAATCCTCTGCTGGGAGAAACGTTTGAGCTTGACCGGCTAAAAGAGTGTGGGTACCGCTCCCTCTGTGAACAG GTGAGCCACCACCCACCTGCTGCAGCTCACCATGCCATCTCTGAAAAGGGCTGGAGCCTCAGACAAGAAATTACCCTGGCCAGCAAGTTTCGAGGGAAATATCTCTCTATCATGCCTTTGG GTTCTATCCAGTGTATATTTGAGAAAAGCAACAATCACTACTCTTGGAAGAAAGTGACTACAACAgtacacaacatcattgttggAAAATTATGGATTGACCAG TCAGGTGAGATAGATGTGGTGAACCACAGGACAGGAGATCGCTGCCACCTCAAGTTTGCTCCCTACAGTTACTTCTCCAGAGATGTACCAAGAAAG GTAACGGGAGTAGTAACGGATAAGGATGGGAAGGCCCATTACGTGCTATCAGGTACGTGGGATGAGAAGATGGAGTTTTCCAGGGTAATGCAGAGCAGTAAAGGCGAGAACGGCACTGAAGGCAAACAAAGGACTGTCTATCAGACCCTCAAAGCCAAAGAAATCTGGACAAAGAACCCTTTACC AGAGGGAGCAGAAAACATGTACTACTTCTCCTCACTGGCCTTGACACTCAATGAATTTGAAGAGGGAGTGGCGCCAACAGACAGTCGACGACGCCCTGACCAAAGGTTAATGGAGGACGGCCGTTGGGATGAGGCCAACGCAGAGAAACAGAGGCTAGAAGAGAAACAGCGCACCACCCGTcgagaaagggagagggaggcTGTCACAGCCAGCACACCTGaggaag CAGTCACTGAGGATTCAATCAATGATTCACCCTTAAAAA CTGATGCAGGGGAGTCTGGCACAGAAGCAAATGAGGTTTCTGATGAAA CCCCCCATCAAGAAAACTACCAAGCACTGTGGTTTGAGAAGTTAGACGACCCCGTATCCGGAGAGACCTTGCACGTCTACAAGGGCGGTTACTGGGAGGCGAAGGAACAAGGCAAATGGGACATGTGCCCGGACATCTTCTGA
- the LOC123969583 gene encoding oxysterol-binding protein 1-like isoform X7: protein MSEPKPPTPTPGDTYKGWLFKWTNYIKGYQRRWFVLSNGLLSYYRTQAEMGHTCRGTINLATANIAVEDYCNFVISNGGAQTYHLKANSEVERQRWITALELAKAKAVHMQAESDDSGDDCPAVPPSSGQGGGCRNSEVQSTLRTLNSKVEDLTTCNDLIVKHGSALQRSLSELEGIRIGGDMGEKIRQVTERATLFRITSNAMINACRDFLSLAQSHSKRWQKALQVERDQRIRLEETLEQLAKQHNHLERAFRGATVLPPSFSNPALGNKAGVSGKGDASDEDDDNEFFDAMEDPAEFITVPADPKYHRRSGSNVSGISNETGMDDQSINFDEQSLASNPESPQSLELESVRQRRTRIPDKPNYYLNLWSIMKNCIGKELSKIPMPVNFNEPLSMLQRLSEDLEYYDLLDKAAKCQSSLEQMCYVAAFTVSSYSTTVYRTGKPFNPLLGETFELDRLKECGYRSLCEQVSHHPPAAAHHAISEKGWSLRQEITLASKFRGKYLSIMPLGSIQCIFEKSNNHYSWKKVTTTVHNIIVGKLWIDQSGEIDVVNHRTGDRCHLKFAPYSYFSRDVPRKVTGVVTDKDGKAHYVLSGTWDEKMEFSRVMQSSKGENGTEGKQRTVYQTLKAKEIWTKNPLPEGAENMYYFSSLALTLNEFEEGVAPTDSRRRPDQRLMEDGRWDEANAEKQRLEEKQRTTRREREREAVTASTPEEAVTEDSINDSPLKTPHQENYQALWFEKLDDPVSGETLHVYKGGYWEAKEQGKWDMCPDIF, encoded by the exons ATGTCGGAGCCTAAGCCCCCTACTCCAACCCCTGGAGACACTTACAAGGGTTGGCTCTTCAAATGGACTAACTACATTAAAGGCTACCAGAGACGCTGGTTTGTTCTGAGCAATGGACTGCTGTCTTATTATAG GACCCAGGCAGAGATGGGTCACACATGCCGAGGCACCATCAACTTGGCCACAGCCAATATTGCAGTGGAGGACTACTGCAATTTTGTCATTTCCAACGGAGGGGCGCAGACCTACCACTTGAAGGCCAACTCCGAAGTAGAGCGCCAACGATGGATCACTGCTCTGGAGCTCGCCAAGGCTAAGGCCGTCCACATGCAGGCTGAATCTG ATGACTCGGGTGACGATTGTCCTGCAGTGCCCCCGTCCTCAGGACAGGGTGGAGGCTGCCGTAACTCGGAAGTCCAGTCCACACTACGCACACTCAACAGTAAGGTGGAGGACCTCACCACCTGCAACGATCTTATTGTCAAGCATGGGTCTGCCCTCCAAAG gtcttTGTCAGAACTGGAGGGGATTCGTATCGGAGGGGACATGGGGGAAAAGATTAGACAAGTTACAGAGAGAGCCACTCTTTTCAGAATCACATCTAATGCTATGATTAAT GCATGTAGAGACTTCCTGTCCCTGGCCCAGAGCCACAGTAAGCGCTGGCAGAAGGCCTTACAGGTTGAAAGAGACCAGAGGATACGGCTGGAGGAGACTCTGGAGCAGCTGGCCAAACAGCACAACCACTTGGAAAGAGCTTTCAGAGGAGCTACAGTTCTGCCCCCTTCATTCAGCAATCCGGCTTTAGGTAACAAAG CAGGCGTTTCAGGAAAAGGTGATGCCAGTGATGAGGACGATGACAATGAGTTCTTTGATGCTATGGAAGACCCAGCAGAGTTTATTACTGTCCCTGCTGACCCCAAGTATCACAG GAGATCTGGCAGCAATGTTAGTGGGATCAGCAATGAGACAGGAATGGACGATCAGTCGATAAAT TTTGATGAACAGTCTTTGGCATCCAATCCAGAGTCTCCACAGTCCCTTGAGCTAGAGTCAGTTCGACAAAGACGGACTCGCATCCCCGACAAGCCCAACTATTACCTCAATCTGtggagcatcatgaagaactgCATTGGAAAGGAGCTCTCAAAGATACCAATGCCT gTGAATTTCAATGAGCCTCTCTCAATGCTGCAACGTCTGTCTGAAGACTTGGAGTACTACGACCTGCTGGATAAGGCTGCTAAGTGTCAGAGCTCTCTAGAGCAGATGTGTTATGTGGCCGCTTTCACGGTCTCTTCCTACTCCACCACTGTTTACCGCACAGGAAAACCCTTCAATCCTCTGCTGGGAGAAACGTTTGAGCTTGACCGGCTAAAAGAGTGTGGGTACCGCTCCCTCTGTGAACAG GTGAGCCACCACCCACCTGCTGCAGCTCACCATGCCATCTCTGAAAAGGGCTGGAGCCTCAGACAAGAAATTACCCTGGCCAGCAAGTTTCGAGGGAAATATCTCTCTATCATGCCTTTGG GTTCTATCCAGTGTATATTTGAGAAAAGCAACAATCACTACTCTTGGAAGAAAGTGACTACAACAgtacacaacatcattgttggAAAATTATGGATTGACCAG TCAGGTGAGATAGATGTGGTGAACCACAGGACAGGAGATCGCTGCCACCTCAAGTTTGCTCCCTACAGTTACTTCTCCAGAGATGTACCAAGAAAG GTAACGGGAGTAGTAACGGATAAGGATGGGAAGGCCCATTACGTGCTATCAGGTACGTGGGATGAGAAGATGGAGTTTTCCAGGGTAATGCAGAGCAGTAAAGGCGAGAACGGCACTGAAGGCAAACAAAGGACTGTCTATCAGACCCTCAAAGCCAAAGAAATCTGGACAAAGAACCCTTTACC AGAGGGAGCAGAAAACATGTACTACTTCTCCTCACTGGCCTTGACACTCAATGAATTTGAAGAGGGAGTGGCGCCAACAGACAGTCGACGACGCCCTGACCAAAGGTTAATGGAGGACGGCCGTTGGGATGAGGCCAACGCAGAGAAACAGAGGCTAGAAGAGAAACAGCGCACCACCCGTcgagaaagggagagggaggcTGTCACAGCCAGCACACCTGaggaag CAGTCACTGAGGATTCAATCAATGATTCACCCTTAAAAA CCCCCCATCAAGAAAACTACCAAGCACTGTGGTTTGAGAAGTTAGACGACCCCGTATCCGGAGAGACCTTGCACGTCTACAAGGGCGGTTACTGGGAGGCGAAGGAACAAGGCAAATGGGACATGTGCCCGGACATCTTCTGA
- the LOC123969583 gene encoding oxysterol-binding protein 1-like isoform X8, translated as MSEPKPPTPTPGDTYKGWLFKWTNYIKGYQRRWFVLSNGLLSYYRTQAEMGHTCRGTINLATANIAVEDYCNFVISNGGAQTYHLKANSEVERQRWITALELAKAKAVHMQAESDDSGDDCPAVPPSSGQGGGCRNSEVQSTLRTLNSKVEDLTTCNDLIVKHGSALQRSLSELEGIRIGGDMGEKIRQVTERATLFRITSNAMINACRDFLSLAQSHSKRWQKALQVERDQRIRLEETLEQLAKQHNHLERAFRGATVLPPSFSNPALGNKAGVSGKGDASDEDDDNEFFDAMEDPAEFITVPADPKYHRRSGSNVSGISNETGMDDQSINFDEQSLASNPESPQSLELESVRQRRTRIPDKPNYYLNLWSIMKNCIGKELSKIPMPVNFNEPLSMLQRLSEDLEYYDLLDKAAKCQSSLEQMCYVAAFTVSSYSTTVYRTGKPFNPLLGETFELDRLKECGYRSLCEQVSHHPPAAAHHAISEKGWSLRQEITLASKFRGKYLSIMPLGSIQCIFEKSNNHYSWKKVTTTVHNIIVGKLWIDQSGEIDVVNHRTGDRCHLKFAPYSYFSRDVPRKVTGVVTDKDGKAHYVLSGTWDEKMEFSRVMQSSKGENGTEGKQRTVYQTLKAKEIWTKNPLPEGAENMYYFSSLALTLNEFEEGVAPTDSRRRPDQRLMEDGRWDEANAEKQRLEEKQRTTRREREREAVTASTPEEVTEDSINDSPLKTPHQENYQALWFEKLDDPVSGETLHVYKGGYWEAKEQGKWDMCPDIF; from the exons ATGTCGGAGCCTAAGCCCCCTACTCCAACCCCTGGAGACACTTACAAGGGTTGGCTCTTCAAATGGACTAACTACATTAAAGGCTACCAGAGACGCTGGTTTGTTCTGAGCAATGGACTGCTGTCTTATTATAG GACCCAGGCAGAGATGGGTCACACATGCCGAGGCACCATCAACTTGGCCACAGCCAATATTGCAGTGGAGGACTACTGCAATTTTGTCATTTCCAACGGAGGGGCGCAGACCTACCACTTGAAGGCCAACTCCGAAGTAGAGCGCCAACGATGGATCACTGCTCTGGAGCTCGCCAAGGCTAAGGCCGTCCACATGCAGGCTGAATCTG ATGACTCGGGTGACGATTGTCCTGCAGTGCCCCCGTCCTCAGGACAGGGTGGAGGCTGCCGTAACTCGGAAGTCCAGTCCACACTACGCACACTCAACAGTAAGGTGGAGGACCTCACCACCTGCAACGATCTTATTGTCAAGCATGGGTCTGCCCTCCAAAG gtcttTGTCAGAACTGGAGGGGATTCGTATCGGAGGGGACATGGGGGAAAAGATTAGACAAGTTACAGAGAGAGCCACTCTTTTCAGAATCACATCTAATGCTATGATTAAT GCATGTAGAGACTTCCTGTCCCTGGCCCAGAGCCACAGTAAGCGCTGGCAGAAGGCCTTACAGGTTGAAAGAGACCAGAGGATACGGCTGGAGGAGACTCTGGAGCAGCTGGCCAAACAGCACAACCACTTGGAAAGAGCTTTCAGAGGAGCTACAGTTCTGCCCCCTTCATTCAGCAATCCGGCTTTAGGTAACAAAG CAGGCGTTTCAGGAAAAGGTGATGCCAGTGATGAGGACGATGACAATGAGTTCTTTGATGCTATGGAAGACCCAGCAGAGTTTATTACTGTCCCTGCTGACCCCAAGTATCACAG GAGATCTGGCAGCAATGTTAGTGGGATCAGCAATGAGACAGGAATGGACGATCAGTCGATAAAT TTTGATGAACAGTCTTTGGCATCCAATCCAGAGTCTCCACAGTCCCTTGAGCTAGAGTCAGTTCGACAAAGACGGACTCGCATCCCCGACAAGCCCAACTATTACCTCAATCTGtggagcatcatgaagaactgCATTGGAAAGGAGCTCTCAAAGATACCAATGCCT gTGAATTTCAATGAGCCTCTCTCAATGCTGCAACGTCTGTCTGAAGACTTGGAGTACTACGACCTGCTGGATAAGGCTGCTAAGTGTCAGAGCTCTCTAGAGCAGATGTGTTATGTGGCCGCTTTCACGGTCTCTTCCTACTCCACCACTGTTTACCGCACAGGAAAACCCTTCAATCCTCTGCTGGGAGAAACGTTTGAGCTTGACCGGCTAAAAGAGTGTGGGTACCGCTCCCTCTGTGAACAG GTGAGCCACCACCCACCTGCTGCAGCTCACCATGCCATCTCTGAAAAGGGCTGGAGCCTCAGACAAGAAATTACCCTGGCCAGCAAGTTTCGAGGGAAATATCTCTCTATCATGCCTTTGG GTTCTATCCAGTGTATATTTGAGAAAAGCAACAATCACTACTCTTGGAAGAAAGTGACTACAACAgtacacaacatcattgttggAAAATTATGGATTGACCAG TCAGGTGAGATAGATGTGGTGAACCACAGGACAGGAGATCGCTGCCACCTCAAGTTTGCTCCCTACAGTTACTTCTCCAGAGATGTACCAAGAAAG GTAACGGGAGTAGTAACGGATAAGGATGGGAAGGCCCATTACGTGCTATCAGGTACGTGGGATGAGAAGATGGAGTTTTCCAGGGTAATGCAGAGCAGTAAAGGCGAGAACGGCACTGAAGGCAAACAAAGGACTGTCTATCAGACCCTCAAAGCCAAAGAAATCTGGACAAAGAACCCTTTACC AGAGGGAGCAGAAAACATGTACTACTTCTCCTCACTGGCCTTGACACTCAATGAATTTGAAGAGGGAGTGGCGCCAACAGACAGTCGACGACGCCCTGACCAAAGGTTAATGGAGGACGGCCGTTGGGATGAGGCCAACGCAGAGAAACAGAGGCTAGAAGAGAAACAGCGCACCACCCGTcgagaaagggagagggaggcTGTCACAGCCAGCACACCTGaggaag TCACTGAGGATTCAATCAATGATTCACCCTTAAAAA CCCCCCATCAAGAAAACTACCAAGCACTGTGGTTTGAGAAGTTAGACGACCCCGTATCCGGAGAGACCTTGCACGTCTACAAGGGCGGTTACTGGGAGGCGAAGGAACAAGGCAAATGGGACATGTGCCCGGACATCTTCTGA